In Phreatobacter oligotrophus, the following are encoded in one genomic region:
- a CDS encoding pyridoxal phosphate-dependent aminotransferase, whose translation MSRIDTALSLLTPTRRGSVAPFLVMDVMTAAAKAEAEGKSVIHMEVGQPAAPTPLSIREAAAKALMQGQIGYTLALGIPDLRQRIARHYAETHGVEVPIGRIAVTMGSSSAFILSFLALFEHGARVAIASPGYPAYKNILEALGCEVVFIETTAATRWAVTPDMLAAEHARKKLDGILIASPANPTGTMMTPEALKALIEASRDLGIRFISDEIYHGLSYEMPCHTALETSDDVVVINSFSKYYCMTGWRIGWMVVPESLARSVECLAQNLFISAPQLSQVAALAAFDATAELEVIKAGYAANRRVLLDGLPRAGLDRLLPVDGAFYVYADVAKYTNDSLDFARRMLAETGIAATPGPDFDPYGGMHAIRFSFAGSTADMEEAVRRLGQWLK comes from the coding sequence ATGTCGCGCATCGATACCGCCCTCTCGCTGCTGACGCCGACCCGGCGCGGCTCCGTGGCGCCTTTTCTCGTCATGGACGTGATGACGGCGGCCGCCAAGGCCGAAGCCGAGGGCAAAAGCGTCATCCACATGGAGGTCGGCCAGCCGGCCGCCCCGACCCCGCTCTCCATCCGCGAGGCGGCGGCCAAGGCGCTCATGCAGGGCCAGATCGGCTACACGCTGGCCCTTGGCATCCCGGACCTGCGCCAGCGCATCGCCCGCCACTATGCCGAGACCCATGGGGTCGAGGTGCCTATCGGCCGGATCGCCGTGACGATGGGCTCGTCCTCGGCCTTCATCCTATCCTTCCTCGCCCTGTTCGAGCATGGCGCGCGGGTGGCCATCGCCAGCCCCGGCTACCCCGCTTACAAGAACATCCTGGAGGCGCTGGGCTGCGAGGTCGTCTTCATCGAGACGACCGCGGCGACGCGCTGGGCGGTGACGCCGGACATGCTCGCCGCCGAGCACGCCCGCAAGAAGCTCGACGGCATCCTCATCGCCAGCCCCGCCAATCCGACCGGCACGATGATGACGCCCGAGGCGCTGAAGGCGCTGATCGAGGCCTCGCGGGACCTCGGCATCCGCTTCATCTCCGACGAGATCTATCACGGCCTCTCCTACGAGATGCCCTGCCACACGGCGCTGGAGACGAGCGACGACGTGGTCGTGATCAACTCCTTCTCCAAGTACTACTGCATGACCGGTTGGCGCATCGGCTGGATGGTGGTGCCGGAGAGCCTTGCCCGTTCGGTGGAGTGCCTGGCGCAGAACCTCTTCATCTCGGCGCCGCAGCTCTCTCAGGTGGCGGCGCTGGCCGCCTTCGACGCGACCGCCGAGCTCGAGGTCATCAAGGCGGGCTATGCCGCCAACCGGCGCGTGCTGCTGGACGGGCTGCCGAGGGCCGGGCTCGACCGGCTGCTGCCCGTGGACGGGGCCTTCTACGTCTATGCGGACGTCGCGAAGTACACGAACGACAGCCTGGACTTTGCCAGGCGGATGCTGGCCGAGACCGGCATTGCCGCGACGCCGGGCCCGGATTTCGACCCCTATGGCGGGATGCATGCCATCCGCTTCTCCTTCGCCGGCTCGACGGCGGACATGGAGGAGGCAGTGCGGCGGCTGGGTCAGTGGTTGAAGTAG
- a CDS encoding pyroglutamyl-peptidase I, with protein sequence MTTLLVTGFGPFPGWERNPTPAMVKAVTALRLPGVRIVGHVFNTVYAEVERDLPALIARHRPDAVLLFGLAGRTGHVRIEKHAHNVTTRRVPDASGAFHASADIRADAAWRVPTGFACGPLVARLRRAGLNARPSPSAGDYLCNFSYWLALEAVARHEVKRALFVHVPLPLPMGRSARGAFTRRMTTADLAAVAREAAAAITGRSAYFTKPLRRPLAHSARP encoded by the coding sequence ATGACCACCCTTCTCGTCACCGGCTTCGGCCCCTTCCCCGGCTGGGAGCGCAATCCGACACCCGCGATGGTCAAGGCGGTGACGGCCCTGCGCCTGCCCGGCGTCCGCATCGTCGGGCACGTGTTCAACACGGTCTATGCCGAGGTCGAGCGCGACCTGCCCGCACTCATCGCCCGCCACAGGCCGGACGCGGTGCTGCTCTTCGGCCTCGCCGGCCGCACCGGCCATGTCCGCATCGAGAAGCACGCCCACAATGTCACGACGCGGCGGGTGCCGGACGCCTCCGGCGCCTTCCACGCGAGCGCAGACATCCGCGCCGACGCGGCCTGGCGGGTGCCGACCGGCTTTGCCTGCGGACCGCTGGTGGCGCGGCTGCGGCGCGCCGGACTCAACGCCCGCCCCTCGCCCTCGGCAGGGGACTATCTCTGCAATTTCTCCTACTGGCTGGCGCTGGAGGCGGTGGCGCGCCACGAGGTGAAGCGGGCGCTCTTCGTCCATGTGCCGCTGCCGCTTCCCATGGGGCGATCCGCCCGCGGCGCCTTCACGCGGCGGATGACGACGGCCGACCTCGCGGCGGTGGCACGCGAGGCGGCGGCGGCCATCACCGGACGCTCCGCCTATTTCACGAAGCCACTGCGCAGGCCCCTCGCCCACTCTGCCCGGCCATAG
- a CDS encoding metallophosphoesterase family protein has product MRLAAIADIHGNLLALDAVLADIAARGVDLTVNLGDCVSGPLWPAETAARLMALGLPTVRGNHDRWVIEAEGEALYFSDKLAREQLGEAQRAWLAGLPMSLDLNVGGVAVRLFHATPADDNTYLMEDKQGGRLVQSDAPVIRSRLGDLGGTRLVLCGHSHLPRLLTLDGLTVVNPGSVGQPAYSDPTPPDAHVSEAGSPHARYAIVTLRDGAVAAVDGIAVAYEWEAAARQAEVYGRAEWARGLRSGFVK; this is encoded by the coding sequence ATGCGCCTCGCCGCCATCGCCGACATCCACGGCAATCTCCTCGCCCTCGACGCCGTTCTCGCCGACATCGCCGCCCGCGGCGTCGACCTCACCGTCAATCTGGGCGACTGCGTCTCAGGTCCGCTCTGGCCGGCCGAGACGGCGGCGCGGCTCATGGCGCTCGGCCTGCCGACGGTGCGCGGCAACCACGACCGATGGGTCATCGAGGCCGAGGGCGAGGCGCTCTATTTCTCGGACAAGCTCGCCCGCGAGCAGCTGGGCGAGGCCCAACGCGCCTGGCTCGCCGGCCTGCCGATGAGCCTCGACCTTAATGTCGGCGGCGTTGCCGTTCGCCTGTTCCATGCGACGCCCGCCGACGACAACACCTATCTCATGGAGGACAAGCAGGGCGGTCGCCTCGTCCAGTCGGACGCGCCGGTGATCCGCAGCCGCCTCGGCGATCTTGGGGGTACGCGCCTCGTGCTCTGCGGCCACAGCCACCTGCCGCGGTTGCTGACGCTCGACGGCCTGACGGTGGTCAATCCCGGAAGCGTCGGCCAGCCCGCCTATTCGGATCCGACGCCGCCCGACGCCCATGTCTCCGAGGCCGGCTCGCCTCACGCCCGCTACGCCATCGTGACCCTGCGCGACGGCGCGGTCGCTGCCGTCGACGGCATCGCTGTCGCCTATGAGTGGGAGGCCGCCGCCCGGCAGGCCGAGGTCTATGGCCGGGCAGAGTGGGCGAGGGGCCTGCGCAGTGGCTTCGTGAAATAG
- a CDS encoding TIGR03808 family TAT-translocated repetitive protein, which yields MLARRSLLLAAAATLALPVSARASVLDGSAFGLKPGAPEDQTRALQRAVETAAGSRMPLRLAPGAYKVGEVRLPANTQIMGVRGATRLVFQGGTGCLVAPRADMVTLSGLVIEGNGRPLPEKRGLVVLEHGRGVRLEDCEIAGSSHHGIVLEGIEGLVRGNTVSGVAKAAIVALDSRGLTLTQNTIRSAANNGILVWRTIAGDDGTIVEGNRIEEIGARDGGSGQNGNAINVFRAGNVTITGNRIRGAAFSAVRANGAANVAVTGNSCASLGEVAVYIEFGFEGAVVANNIIDGAALGIVATNFNHGGRLANIHGNIIRNLVNRRPAGTDPHDVVGVGISAEADAAISSNVIEGAPTAGIQLGWGQYMRDLSVTANVIKGSPVGIAVSVVPGAGQALIADNLVQGASVGAVVGMEWKRPVTGDMAREGVGRFAQLSVSGNRVR from the coding sequence ATGCTTGCCCGCCGTTCCCTGCTCCTCGCCGCCGCCGCCACCCTGGCGCTGCCCGTGTCCGCCCGCGCCTCCGTCCTCGACGGTTCCGCCTTCGGCCTGAAGCCGGGCGCCCCAGAGGACCAGACGCGCGCCCTGCAGCGTGCCGTCGAGACCGCCGCCGGCTCGCGGATGCCGCTGCGCCTCGCGCCCGGCGCCTACAAGGTCGGCGAGGTCCGGCTTCCCGCCAACACCCAGATCATGGGCGTGCGCGGCGCGACGCGGCTGGTGTTCCAGGGCGGGACGGGCTGCCTCGTCGCCCCGCGCGCCGACATGGTGACGCTCTCCGGCCTCGTCATCGAGGGCAATGGCCGGCCGCTGCCCGAGAAGCGCGGCCTGGTCGTGCTGGAGCATGGCCGCGGCGTGCGCCTCGAGGATTGCGAGATCGCCGGCTCCAGCCACCACGGCATCGTGCTGGAGGGCATCGAGGGCCTGGTGCGCGGCAACACCGTCTCGGGCGTCGCCAAGGCGGCCATCGTCGCGCTCGACAGCCGCGGCCTCACCCTCACCCAGAACACCATCCGCTCCGCCGCCAATAACGGCATCCTCGTCTGGCGCACCATCGCCGGCGACGACGGCACCATCGTCGAGGGCAACCGCATTGAGGAGATCGGCGCGCGCGACGGCGGCTCCGGCCAGAACGGCAATGCCATCAACGTCTTCCGCGCCGGCAACGTCACCATTACCGGCAACCGCATCCGCGGGGCCGCCTTCTCGGCGGTGCGGGCGAACGGCGCCGCCAACGTGGCGGTGACCGGCAACAGCTGCGCCTCCCTCGGCGAGGTCGCCGTCTATATCGAATTCGGCTTCGAGGGCGCTGTCGTCGCCAACAACATCATCGACGGCGCGGCGCTCGGCATCGTCGCCACCAATTTCAACCATGGCGGCCGGCTCGCCAACATCCACGGCAACATCATCCGCAACCTCGTCAACCGGCGGCCCGCCGGCACCGACCCGCATGATGTCGTCGGCGTCGGCATCTCGGCGGAGGCGGATGCCGCGATCTCGTCCAATGTCATCGAGGGCGCGCCGACGGCCGGCATCCAGCTCGGCTGGGGCCAGTACATGCGCGACCTCTCGGTGACCGCCAATGTCATCAAGGGCTCCCCGGTCGGCATCGCCGTGTCGGTGGTGCCGGGGGCGGGCCAGGCGCTCATCGCCGACAATCTCGTGCAGGGCGCGAGCGTCGGTGCCGTGGTCGGCATGGAGTGGAAGCGCCCGGTGACCGGCGACATGGCCCGCGAGGGCGTCGGCCGCTTCGCCCAGCTCAGCGTCTCCGGCAACCGGGTGCGGTGA
- a CDS encoding gamma carbonic anhydrase family protein, whose translation MLRGSEAPRSGPLVTIDPDAFVHPTALIYGKVSLAAGVSVWPNVVIRAEAYEVAIGEGSNIQDFVMIHVGNGMGTHVGRNCSITHRVTLHGCTIGDDVLVGIGATIMDGCVIGANSIIAGGAFLKEGTIVPPNSIVAGIPAVVKATRDSGPANRFNAHLYRMNAEAFARGEHRVWAKADLAAEAARFGVDRAS comes from the coding sequence ATGCTCAGAGGCTCCGAGGCGCCGCGCAGCGGACCTCTCGTCACCATCGATCCCGACGCCTTCGTCCACCCGACCGCGCTCATCTACGGCAAGGTGAGCCTTGCGGCCGGCGTCTCGGTCTGGCCGAACGTCGTCATCCGCGCCGAGGCCTATGAGGTGGCGATCGGCGAGGGATCGAACATCCAGGACTTCGTGATGATCCATGTCGGCAACGGCATGGGGACCCATGTCGGCCGCAACTGCTCGATCACCCACCGCGTGACGCTGCACGGCTGCACCATCGGCGACGACGTGCTGGTGGGCATCGGCGCGACCATCATGGATGGCTGCGTCATCGGCGCGAATTCGATCATAGCCGGGGGCGCCTTCCTCAAGGAGGGGACCATTGTGCCGCCGAACTCCATCGTCGCCGGCATTCCCGCGGTGGTGAAGGCGACCCGGGATTCAGGCCCCGCCAACCGCTTCAATGCCCATCTCTACCGGATGAACGCGGAGGCCTTCGCCCGCGGCGAGCACCGGGTCTGGGCGAAAGCCGACCTTGCGGCCGAGGCGGCGCGGTTCGGGGTCGACCGCGCCTCCTGA
- a CDS encoding ferredoxin--NADP reductase, giving the protein MSNLNSERVLDVRHYTDRLFSFKTTRDPSFRFVNGQFVMIGLEVEGKPLLRAYSIVSSNYEDNLEFFSIKVPDGPLTSRLQNIKVGDQILVGRKPVGTLVQDALLPGRNLYLCGTGTGLAPFISVVKDPEVYDRFDNVVLIHGTRFVAEQAYGDYIARELPNDELIGELVRDKLKYYPTVTREPFVHTGRITQLLDDGAIQAEFGLGPLDKDADRVMICGSPAFLKDMVDMLVARGFDEGAISKPGHFVIEKAFVEK; this is encoded by the coding sequence ATGTCGAACCTGAACTCCGAGCGCGTCCTGGACGTGCGGCACTACACGGACCGGCTCTTCTCCTTCAAGACGACCCGCGACCCGTCGTTCCGCTTCGTCAATGGCCAGTTCGTGATGATCGGCCTCGAGGTCGAGGGCAAACCGCTGCTGCGCGCCTATTCGATCGTCTCCTCCAACTACGAGGACAATCTCGAGTTCTTCTCGATCAAGGTGCCGGACGGCCCGCTCACCTCGCGGCTGCAGAACATCAAGGTCGGCGACCAGATCCTGGTCGGCCGCAAGCCCGTCGGCACCCTCGTGCAGGACGCGCTGCTGCCGGGCCGCAATCTCTATCTCTGCGGCACCGGCACGGGCCTCGCCCCCTTCATCAGCGTGGTGAAGGATCCGGAGGTCTATGACCGCTTCGACAATGTCGTGCTGATCCACGGCACCCGCTTCGTCGCCGAGCAGGCCTATGGCGACTACATTGCGCGCGAACTGCCGAACGACGAGCTCATCGGCGAGCTGGTGCGCGACAAGCTGAAATACTACCCGACCGTCACCCGCGAGCCCTTTGTCCACACCGGCCGCATCACCCAGCTCCTCGACGATGGGGCCATCCAGGCCGAGTTCGGCCTTGGGCCTCTCGACAAGGACGCCGACCGGGTGATGATCTGCGGCTCGCCGGCCTTCCTCAAGGACATGGTGGACATGCTGGTCGCCCGCGGTTTCGACGAGGGCGCGATCTCCAAGCCGGGCCATTTCGTCATCGAGAAGGCCTTCGTCGAGAAGTGA
- a CDS encoding sugar kinase produces MASDILCFGEALGEFNQTRPGEPHYLFGFGGDTSNCAIAAARSGASVGVIGAIGDDAFGEDFIALWAREGVDTSGMRRVTGGDTGLYFVTHGPDGHAFSYRRSGSAAARITAADVPLDRVRSARILHVSGISQAISDSASEAVLAAIAAARAAGVTVSYDTNLRLRLWPLEKARAVTNAAMRLADIALPGMDDARQLTGRETPDAICDFYLEGGSRIVALTLGKEGALIATPQERRVIPSISVNAVDATGAGDCFDGAFLAEWLRTQDPFAAGRYACVAAALSTRGYGAVAPLPRREEVLAAMG; encoded by the coding sequence ATGGCCAGCGACATTCTCTGCTTCGGCGAAGCCCTCGGCGAATTCAACCAGACCCGCCCCGGCGAGCCGCATTACCTGTTCGGCTTCGGCGGGGACACGTCGAACTGCGCCATTGCGGCCGCCCGCTCGGGGGCGAGCGTCGGCGTCATCGGCGCCATCGGCGACGATGCCTTCGGCGAGGATTTCATCGCGCTCTGGGCGCGCGAAGGCGTCGACACGTCGGGGATGCGCCGGGTCACCGGGGGCGATACCGGCCTCTACTTCGTCACCCACGGACCGGACGGCCACGCTTTCAGCTACCGGCGCTCCGGCTCGGCGGCGGCGCGGATCACCGCGGCGGATGTGCCGCTCGACCGCGTGCGGTCGGCCAGGATCCTCCACGTCTCCGGCATCTCGCAGGCCATCTCCGACAGCGCCAGCGAGGCCGTGCTGGCGGCGATTGCCGCGGCGCGTGCGGCCGGCGTCACCGTCTCCTACGATACGAACCTGAGGCTCCGCCTCTGGCCGCTGGAGAAGGCCCGCGCCGTCACCAATGCCGCCATGCGCCTCGCCGACATCGCCCTTCCGGGCATGGACGATGCCCGCCAGCTCACGGGCCGCGAGACGCCGGACGCCATCTGCGATTTCTATCTCGAGGGGGGCTCGCGCATCGTCGCGCTGACGCTCGGCAAGGAGGGCGCGCTCATCGCGACGCCGCAGGAGCGGCGGGTGATCCCGTCGATCAGCGTGAACGCGGTGGATGCGACCGGGGCCGGCGACTGTTTCGACGGGGCGTTCCTTGCGGAATGGCTGCGGACGCAGGATCCCTTCGCCGCTGGGCGCTATGCCTGCGTGGCGGCGGCGCTGTCGACGCGTGGCTATGGGGCGGTGGCCCCGCTCCCCCGCCGCGAGGAGGTCCTGGCGGCGATGGGGTGA
- a CDS encoding Bug family tripartite tricarboxylate transporter substrate binding protein produces MKTIARRSLLALAAAASLAAAAPAATAQTWPARPVTMIIPFAAGGPTDVLGRIMAERMSQILGQQVIVENVGGAGGMTGTARVSRGSPDGYTFVLGTVGTHAVNQTLYAQPLYNAATDFAPVTLIAEVPLILITRKDFPANNLQEFIAQVKANEAKMQFASAGPGSAVHLGCLYLNSVIGTNGVTHVPYRGSAPAIQDLISGRVDYMCEISSTALSHIQGNSVKALATLTAARTAVLPNLPTAQEQGLQGFEAYTWNAFFFHKDTPPAIVERLRAATIEAMDTPAVRERLEGLGAIIAAPQRRGGAYLDRLVKSEIEKWAGPIRASGVSQ; encoded by the coding sequence ATGAAGACCATCGCCCGACGCTCGCTTCTTGCCCTCGCCGCCGCGGCCTCCCTTGCCGCCGCCGCGCCGGCCGCCACCGCCCAGACCTGGCCGGCCCGTCCCGTCACCATGATCATCCCCTTCGCCGCCGGCGGCCCGACCGACGTGCTCGGCCGCATCATGGCGGAGCGGATGTCGCAGATCCTCGGCCAGCAGGTCATTGTCGAGAACGTTGGCGGCGCTGGCGGCATGACCGGCACGGCCCGCGTCTCGCGCGGCAGCCCGGACGGCTACACCTTCGTCCTCGGCACCGTCGGCACCCACGCAGTGAACCAGACGCTCTATGCCCAGCCGCTCTACAATGCCGCGACCGACTTCGCGCCGGTGACGCTGATCGCCGAGGTGCCGCTGATCCTCATCACCCGCAAGGACTTCCCGGCGAACAACCTCCAGGAGTTCATCGCCCAGGTGAAGGCCAACGAGGCGAAGATGCAGTTCGCCTCCGCCGGTCCCGGCTCGGCGGTGCATCTCGGCTGCCTCTACCTCAACTCGGTGATCGGCACGAACGGCGTCACCCACGTGCCCTATCGCGGCTCGGCCCCAGCCATCCAGGACCTCATCTCCGGCCGCGTCGACTACATGTGCGAGATTTCCTCCACCGCGCTCTCCCACATCCAGGGCAATTCGGTGAAGGCGCTGGCGACGCTGACCGCCGCCCGCACGGCCGTGCTGCCCAACCTGCCGACGGCGCAGGAGCAGGGCCTCCAGGGCTTCGAGGCCTATACCTGGAACGCCTTCTTCTTCCACAAGGACACGCCCCCGGCCATCGTCGAGCGCCTGCGTGCCGCCACCATCGAGGCCATGGACACGCCCGCCGTGCGCGAGCGGCTCGAGGGCCTCGGCGCCATCATCGCCGCGCCCCAGCGCCGCGGCGGCGCCTATCTCGACCGTCTCGTGAAGAGCGAGATCGAGAAGTGGGCCGGGCCGATCCGCGCCAGCGGCGTCAGCCAGTAA
- a CDS encoding aspartate dehydrogenase, with protein sequence MTTTRIAIAGLGAIGRTLAARIARGTIPGTVLTAVAARDEAKAKAWLAAEGIDVPIVALADFPAHADLAVECAPAAIIEEICTPMLTAGKKVMVLSCGALLPRPHLMELAKTHGGQIIVPTGALLGLDAVTAAAEGTIHSVRMITRKPPKGLVGAPYLVEKGLDMDAVKEPTLIFSGTAREAAKGFPANVNVAVALSLAGIGPDRTTIDIWADPTVTRNCHAIEVDSDSAKLSLAIENIPSENPKTGRITALSVIAALRKLNAPVRVGT encoded by the coding sequence ATGACCACGACCCGCATCGCCATTGCCGGCCTCGGCGCCATCGGCCGCACGCTCGCCGCGCGCATCGCCCGCGGCACCATTCCCGGCACGGTGCTGACGGCCGTGGCGGCGCGCGACGAGGCGAAGGCCAAGGCCTGGCTCGCGGCCGAGGGGATCGACGTGCCGATCGTGGCGCTCGCCGACTTCCCCGCCCATGCCGACCTCGCGGTGGAATGCGCGCCCGCCGCCATCATCGAGGAGATCTGCACGCCGATGCTGACGGCGGGCAAGAAGGTGATGGTGCTCTCCTGCGGCGCGCTGCTGCCGCGGCCTCACCTGATGGAGCTCGCCAAGACCCATGGCGGCCAGATCATCGTGCCGACCGGCGCGCTGCTCGGCCTCGACGCGGTGACGGCGGCGGCCGAGGGCACGATCCATTCGGTCCGCATGATCACCCGCAAGCCGCCGAAGGGCCTGGTCGGCGCGCCCTATCTCGTCGAGAAGGGCCTCGACATGGACGCGGTGAAGGAGCCGACGCTGATCTTCTCCGGCACGGCGCGCGAGGCGGCCAAGGGCTTCCCGGCCAATGTCAATGTCGCCGTGGCGCTGTCGCTCGCCGGCATCGGCCCGGACCGCACCACGATCGACATCTGGGCGGACCCGACGGTGACCCGCAACTGCCACGCCATCGAGGTCGATTCCGATTCGGCAAAGCTGTCGCTCGCCATCGAGAACATCCCGTCGGAGAACCCGAAGACCGGCCGCATCACGGCGCTGTCCGTCATCGCCGCCCTGCGCAAGCTCAACGCGCCGGTCCGGGTCGGAACCTGA
- a CDS encoding Bug family tripartite tricarboxylate transporter substrate binding protein gives MRKLMLAGLAALSTLVAGTAANAQTWPQRPITFMVPFAAGGGTDAFARPLAAELEKRLGQGVIIENRAGAGGTAGALVASRQTPDGYYFLVGAAHHTIAPSLYPRLDYNIETDFIPVAIIGQPPQILVVNPRRVPAKTLPELIALAKSKPDGLVYGSAGIGTTHHLSAELFKLLTQTQIRHVPYRGAGPAMADLVAGQIDMIFDGLGTSAPQIQGGQIHGIALAAAQRNPAVPNVPTATEAGLANFDVSTWYAIFAVKGTPQPIVDRMRREIRAVLELPNIKEAWARNGSDIPTLEGEAFGRFVSSEVQRWRRVVTEANIKLEN, from the coding sequence ATGCGCAAACTGATGCTGGCCGGCCTCGCCGCCCTGTCCACTCTGGTCGCCGGAACGGCGGCGAACGCCCAGACCTGGCCGCAGCGGCCGATCACCTTCATGGTTCCCTTCGCGGCCGGCGGCGGCACCGACGCCTTCGCCCGGCCGCTTGCGGCCGAGCTCGAGAAGCGCCTCGGCCAGGGCGTCATCATCGAGAACCGCGCCGGTGCCGGCGGCACGGCCGGCGCGCTCGTCGCCTCCCGCCAGACGCCGGACGGCTACTACTTCCTCGTCGGCGCCGCCCACCACACCATCGCGCCCTCGCTCTATCCGCGCCTCGACTACAATATCGAGACGGACTTCATCCCCGTGGCCATCATCGGCCAGCCGCCGCAGATCCTCGTGGTCAATCCGCGCCGCGTGCCGGCGAAGACGCTGCCCGAGCTGATCGCCCTGGCGAAGTCGAAGCCGGATGGCCTCGTCTACGGCTCGGCCGGCATCGGCACGACGCATCACCTCTCGGCCGAACTGTTCAAGCTCCTGACCCAGACGCAGATCCGCCACGTGCCCTATCGCGGCGCGGGCCCGGCCATGGCCGACCTCGTCGCCGGCCAGATCGACATGATCTTCGACGGCCTCGGCACCTCGGCGCCGCAGATCCAGGGCGGGCAGATCCACGGCATCGCCCTGGCGGCTGCCCAGCGCAATCCCGCCGTGCCGAACGTGCCGACGGCGACGGAGGCGGGCCTCGCCAATTTCGACGTCTCGACCTGGTACGCCATCTTCGCCGTGAAGGGCACGCCGCAGCCGATCGTCGACCGGATGCGCCGCGAGATCCGCGCCGTGCTGGAGCTGCCGAACATCAAGGAAGCCTGGGCCCGCAACGGCTCGGACATCCCGACGCTGGAGGGCGAGGCCTTCGGCCGCTTCGTCTCGTCCGAGGTGCAGCGCTGGCGCCGCGTCGTCACGGAAGCGAACATCAAGCTGGAGAACTGA